From a region of the Xyrauchen texanus isolate HMW12.3.18 chromosome 39, RBS_HiC_50CHRs, whole genome shotgun sequence genome:
- the LOC127632699 gene encoding mediator of RNA polymerase II transcription subunit 26-like, with translation MKRSLSRPQQLKEQLLQAIDAQNNIQNLPAVLDVICCLENFPMTKEALVETRLGKLINDLRKRSTDEALVKRLKKLVRSWQKLLGQNEATAKEFSCCAQRIKSTPAECISGSTQTLPENHSKTVSSSNLSQRAEMSRPVAGQPINYLSIVRPSRIPVRAIKPYSSFLEHSKQSSASSSLRSSLSNQHSQDHKNIIARDFQKSQRYGTSTNLSTTKNILVAKEPAVCSTTLDLPSKSSIQDSHTKTSELMKNHNNLLKPAPLKVNKDEVAKGMTETNLGTFENKTRKNQHSSRTVKLEERCKEDSTKLAQLIGNKLPYDPHPQPIKSISNSTSDQLKCFCPFQQANWRELSQSTIITPIPNLQNSLLTSDSQTLGMNLSESETFKQEKYYTEECRKTPRFIPDFPVTDLPGVSRKLTDRDLHRMQRQQWHGVNGCYDNQNNWHDWTQSITLDPYGDGSKLKISPYVCLDYRHRLNSPNVYS, from the exons TATTGGACGTAATATGCTGTCTGGAAAATTTCCCCATGACAAAAGAGGCTCTGGTG GAAACCAGGCTTGGAAAGCTGATCAACGATTTGAGAAAAAGGAGCACAGATGAAGCACTTGTTAAACGTTTGAAAAAACTCGTACGAAGTTGGCAGAAGCTTCTAGGACAAAATGAAGCCACAGCAAAAGAGTTCTCATGCTGTGCGCAGAGAATCAAATCGACTCCAGCAGAATGCATTTCTGGATCAACTCAAACCTTGCCTGAAAATCACAGCAAAACAGTTTCCAGCAGTAATTTGAGCCAAAGAGCTGAAATGTCTCGTCCTGTGGCGGGTCAACCCATCAATTATCTTTCCATTGTCAGACCAAGTCGAATTCCTGTCCGTGCAATCAAACCTTATTCCTCATTCCTCGAGCATTCAAAACAATCTAGTGCTTCCTCGAGCCTGAGATCATCTCTGTCTAATCAACATTCTCAAGACCACAAAAACATAATTGCCAGAGACTTCCAGAAGTCCCAAAGATATGGCACCTCTACCAACCTCAGCACCACAAAAAACATATTAGTTGCCAAGGAACCAGCAGTGTGCAGCACTACACTTGATCTACCTTCAAAATCTTCCATCCAGGATTCACACACAAAGACATCAGAGCTCATGAAGAACCACAACAACTTACTCAAACCTGCACCTTTGAAAGTTAACAAAGATGAGGTCGCCAAGGGAATGACAGAGACAAACTTAGGGACATTTGAGAATAAAACGAGGAAGAATCAGCATAGCAGCCGTACCGTCAAACTTGAGGAACGTTGCAAAGAAGATAGTACCAAACTTGCACAATTAATAGGAAACAAGTTACCGTATGACCCTCATCCTCAACCAATCAAATCTATATCAAACAGCACATCTGACCAGTTGAAATGCTTTTGTCCTTTCCAGCAGGCAAACTGGAGAGAGTTGTCACAAAGTACGATTATTACGCCCATCCCAAACCTTCAGAATAGCTTGCTGACCTCAGACAGTCAAACTTTAGGGATGAACCTCTCGGAGTCTGAAACCTTTAAGCAAGAGAAATATTACACCGAAGAGTGCCGTAAAACACCAAGATTTATACCAGATTTCCCAGTCACAGACCTGCCAGGGGTGAGTCGAAAGCTCACTGATAGAGACCTCCACAGGATGCAGCGTCAGCAATGGCATGGCGTGAATGGCTGTTATGATAACCAGAATAACTGGCATGATTGGACTCAGTCCATAACTCTGGATCCATATGGGGATGGGAGTAAACTTAAGATCTCTCCTTATGTTTGCTTAGATTACAGACATCGTCTTAATAGTCCAAATGTGTATTCATGA